Proteins encoded by one window of Nocardia goodfellowii:
- a CDS encoding siderophore-interacting protein, with translation MGRGFNGVMVKAWGGQDYRLTVRSSEFITDNYVRLGFDADGLLADHPQYPTQYVRVWIPDTGSDKLHHRAFTLIDQDPDNDRLFIEFALHHGPAADWARNAAPGDQLDVSVLNYDAKSRLPETVPSEYLIFGDTASLPAINSLLDAIGDTPARVFLEWQHESDRTLPLRNKPHHEVTWLQRVDDGRLMREKAQEITCPDGAFAWVACCGQTTRSIVKTFKNVHALPKTALKYQAYWK, from the coding sequence ATGGGTAGAGGATTCAACGGCGTCATGGTCAAGGCGTGGGGCGGCCAGGACTACCGCCTCACCGTGCGATCGAGCGAGTTCATCACCGACAACTATGTCCGCCTCGGTTTCGACGCGGACGGCCTGCTGGCCGACCATCCGCAGTACCCGACCCAGTATGTGCGGGTTTGGATTCCGGATACCGGCAGCGACAAGTTGCACCATCGCGCCTTCACCCTGATCGACCAGGACCCCGACAACGATCGCCTCTTCATCGAGTTCGCGCTGCACCACGGCCCGGCCGCCGATTGGGCCCGCAATGCCGCCCCGGGCGATCAGCTCGACGTGTCGGTGCTGAACTACGACGCCAAATCTCGCCTGCCCGAAACGGTTCCGAGCGAGTACCTGATCTTCGGCGACACCGCGTCGCTGCCCGCGATCAACTCGCTGCTCGATGCCATCGGCGACACCCCGGCCCGAGTCTTCCTGGAATGGCAGCACGAATCGGACCGGACGCTGCCGTTGCGCAACAAGCCCCACCACGAGGTGACCTGGCTGCAGCGCGTCGACGACGGCCGCCTGATGCGCGAGAAGGCACAGGAAATTACCTGCCCCGACGGCGCTTTCGCCTGGGTCGCGTGCTGCGGGCAGACCACGCGGTCGATCGTGAAGACCTTCAAGAACGTGCACGCGCTGCCCAAGACGGCGCTCAAATACCAGGCCTACTGGAAGTAG
- a CDS encoding ABC transporter ATP-binding protein, giving the protein MIRKVLDLIPAEFAPLTPKLFAAITAQALSQAAAYLLLIPVLRALFDDELGRAWLWMAGMLLAVGGVVVFGYLQAAIGLRIGVGMQHGLQTRLGDHLNALPLGWFEQRAAGPLPRLLVEQVRELQGLVAYLLAKILTGVIVPLGVALGMLFIDWRVALTMLLAAPVLYSINNLANRGYVHADRRLHAAAAESDSRVIEFAQAQPVLRAFGAVGRGNRALDAALAGQRAASLRMIVASVPGLIVFALCVQAVFLVLVYVVVGRVTGGELSAAAAIALVAVSSRFIEPVNQAAQVGNALRTAASAADRVTDLLAVPVLPEFSGPVAPGAPSVVFDQVEFGYRPGEPVLSDLSFTVPAGTTTAIVGPSGGGKTTLLRLVARFYDVDAGRVEVGGHDVREQPSATLLDQLSLVFQNVYLFDRSVADNIRIGRPSATEAELLRAAEAARVDEIAERLPDGYQTRVGEGGAALSGGERQRVSIARALLKEAPIVLLDEVTSALDPHSEAVVVRGVHELTRGRTVLVVAHRLSTIAHADQILFLDGGRIVERGTHAELLALGGRYAAFWNERSRARGWRLEPAPA; this is encoded by the coding sequence ATGATTCGCAAGGTACTGGATCTGATTCCGGCCGAATTCGCCCCGCTCACACCGAAACTCTTCGCCGCGATCACCGCGCAGGCCCTCAGTCAGGCCGCCGCCTATCTGCTGCTGATCCCGGTGCTGCGGGCGCTGTTCGACGACGAACTGGGCCGCGCCTGGCTCTGGATGGCGGGGATGCTGCTCGCCGTCGGCGGTGTCGTGGTGTTCGGCTACCTCCAGGCCGCCATCGGCTTGCGCATCGGCGTGGGCATGCAGCACGGTTTGCAGACCCGGCTCGGCGATCACCTGAACGCGTTGCCGCTGGGCTGGTTCGAGCAACGCGCCGCGGGTCCGCTGCCGCGGTTGCTGGTGGAGCAGGTGCGTGAACTCCAAGGCCTGGTCGCCTATCTGCTCGCCAAGATTCTCACCGGCGTGATCGTCCCGCTCGGTGTCGCACTCGGCATGCTGTTCATCGACTGGCGCGTCGCACTGACCATGCTGCTGGCCGCGCCGGTGCTCTACTCGATCAACAACCTGGCCAACCGCGGATATGTGCACGCGGATCGGCGTCTGCACGCCGCCGCGGCCGAATCCGATTCGCGGGTCATCGAATTCGCTCAGGCGCAACCTGTCCTGCGCGCCTTCGGTGCGGTCGGACGCGGCAATCGCGCGCTGGACGCGGCGCTGGCCGGGCAGCGCGCGGCGAGTCTGCGGATGATCGTGGCGAGCGTGCCGGGCCTCATCGTGTTCGCGCTGTGCGTGCAGGCGGTATTCCTGGTGCTGGTGTACGTGGTGGTGGGCCGGGTAACCGGCGGCGAGCTGTCGGCGGCGGCCGCGATCGCGCTGGTCGCGGTGAGCTCGCGCTTCATCGAACCGGTGAACCAGGCCGCGCAGGTGGGCAACGCGCTGCGCACGGCCGCGTCCGCCGCGGATCGGGTCACCGACCTGCTCGCCGTTCCGGTCCTGCCGGAGTTCAGCGGGCCGGTAGCACCGGGCGCGCCCAGCGTGGTCTTCGATCAGGTCGAGTTCGGTTACCGCCCTGGCGAACCGGTGCTGTCGGACCTGTCGTTCACGGTCCCAGCGGGCACGACCACCGCCATCGTCGGACCCAGCGGCGGAGGTAAGACGACGCTGCTGCGGTTGGTGGCACGCTTCTACGATGTCGATGCCGGAAGGGTCGAGGTCGGCGGACACGATGTGCGCGAACAGCCGTCGGCGACGCTGCTCGATCAGCTGTCGCTGGTATTCCAGAACGTCTACCTGTTCGATCGGTCGGTGGCCGACAACATTCGGATCGGCCGGCCCTCCGCCACCGAGGCCGAATTGCTGCGCGCGGCCGAGGCCGCGCGGGTCGACGAGATCGCCGAGCGCCTGCCCGACGGCTATCAGACGCGGGTGGGAGAGGGCGGCGCGGCGCTGTCCGGCGGTGAGCGTCAACGTGTTTCGATCGCCCGGGCGCTGCTCAAGGAGGCACCGATCGTGCTGCTGGACGAGGTGACCAGTGCGCTGGACCCGCACAGCGAGGCCGTGGTGGTGCGCGGCGTGCACGAACTGACCAGGGGCCGAACGGTTCTCGTCGTCGCGCATCGGCTGTCCACCATCGCCCACGCCGACCAGATCCTGTTCCTGGACGGCGGGCGCATCGTCGAACGCGGTACGCATGCCGAACTTCTGGCACTCGGTGGGCGCTATGCGGCGTTCTGGAACGAGCGCTCCCGAGCACGCGGCTGGCGCTTGGAACCCGCACCGGCATAA
- a CDS encoding ABC transporter ATP-binding protein produces MTVEVEPLAAAETGNRKPRAQLKSRKQQEAQARKEILAPVRMPLLGASVIMVLASAYTVLPFVLIVDACRELLADQVDADRVRRLLTIAGVALGIRAVLQAAALTWSHLVDGSYQLSLRRSLAAKLARVPLGWFDERSSAGVKRFLSDDVEALHYLVAHARLEFVGALTVPLLTLGYLCTVDWRLTLALLLPVLAFAVLYSRILDVDGRDRMVVYNRSEQRTQQAVIEFVDGIQVVRAFGQAGKAHSEFQAAVDHQARSVDRMKTPIIKVQAASEIVVMPVFVMLVVLAAGLAAVGLGWLPALDVLPFLLVGLGVGSSLTGLGYSAQALRSGGAAALRLSELQQTPELSAPAHLETETAAPGVVRYEGVGFAYRAGHEVLRDIDLELAPGTITALVGPSGSGKSTLAQLLPRFYDVGSGRITIGGRDIRDFSTEELYRTVGFVFQDVRLVRGSVRENLLLARPDADDAALEKVARAARIHDRIMALPRGYDSEIGVDASLSGGEAQRLSIARTLLADTPVLVLDEATAFADPESEAAVQDALAVLVAGRTVLVIAHRLHTITGVDRILVLENGILVEQGEQATLCAAGGTYQRLWEINEAALGELAMIEAEAR; encoded by the coding sequence ATGACGGTGGAGGTCGAGCCGCTGGCCGCGGCGGAGACGGGGAACCGTAAACCCAGGGCGCAGCTGAAATCGCGCAAACAACAGGAAGCGCAGGCGCGCAAGGAGATTCTCGCGCCGGTGCGCATGCCGCTACTCGGGGCGAGCGTCATCATGGTGCTCGCCTCCGCCTACACGGTGCTGCCCTTCGTGCTGATCGTCGACGCCTGCCGGGAGCTGCTCGCCGACCAGGTGGACGCCGACCGCGTGCGACGACTGCTGACCATCGCCGGGGTGGCGCTCGGCATCCGCGCCGTGCTGCAAGCCGCGGCGCTGACCTGGTCACACCTGGTGGACGGCAGCTACCAGCTGAGCCTGCGCCGATCGCTGGCCGCGAAACTGGCCCGGGTCCCGCTCGGCTGGTTCGACGAACGTTCCTCGGCCGGCGTGAAACGCTTCCTCTCCGACGACGTGGAGGCGCTGCACTACCTGGTGGCGCACGCGCGGCTGGAGTTCGTCGGCGCGCTCACCGTCCCGTTGCTCACCCTCGGCTACCTGTGCACCGTCGACTGGCGGCTGACGCTGGCGCTGCTGCTGCCGGTGCTCGCGTTCGCGGTGCTTTACAGCCGGATCCTGGATGTGGACGGCCGGGACCGGATGGTGGTCTACAACCGGTCCGAGCAGCGCACCCAGCAGGCCGTGATCGAGTTCGTCGACGGCATTCAGGTGGTTCGGGCGTTCGGTCAGGCGGGCAAGGCGCACAGCGAATTCCAGGCGGCGGTGGATCATCAGGCCCGCAGCGTGGACCGGATGAAGACGCCGATCATCAAGGTGCAGGCGGCGTCCGAGATCGTGGTGATGCCGGTGTTCGTCATGCTGGTGGTGCTGGCGGCGGGACTGGCCGCGGTGGGCCTGGGCTGGCTCCCCGCCCTGGATGTGCTGCCTTTCCTGTTGGTCGGTCTGGGTGTCGGCAGCTCGCTCACCGGGCTCGGGTACAGCGCGCAGGCCCTGCGCTCCGGCGGCGCCGCGGCATTGAGATTGTCCGAGCTGCAACAGACTCCGGAGCTCAGCGCGCCGGCACATCTCGAAACCGAGACCGCGGCACCGGGTGTGGTGCGGTACGAGGGCGTCGGATTCGCCTATCGCGCCGGGCACGAGGTGCTGCGCGATATCGACTTGGAACTGGCGCCGGGCACGATCACGGCGCTGGTCGGCCCGAGCGGTTCCGGGAAGTCCACGCTGGCCCAGTTGCTGCCGCGCTTCTATGACGTCGGCTCCGGCCGAATCACCATCGGCGGCCGCGACATTCGCGACTTCTCCACCGAAGAGCTCTATCGAACGGTCGGATTCGTCTTCCAAGACGTGCGGTTGGTGCGCGGCAGCGTGCGCGAGAACCTGCTGCTGGCCCGCCCCGACGCTGACGACGCGGCGCTGGAGAAGGTGGCCCGGGCCGCGCGCATCCACGACCGCATCATGGCGCTGCCACGTGGCTACGACTCCGAGATCGGAGTGGACGCGAGCCTGTCCGGCGGTGAGGCGCAACGCCTTTCGATCGCTCGCACGCTGCTCGCCGACACACCGGTCCTGGTATTGGACGAGGCGACCGCTTTCGCCGACCCGGAATCCGAAGCCGCCGTGCAGGACGCGCTGGCGGTGCTGGTCGCCGGGCGCACCGTGCTCGTCATCGCGCATCGGCTGCACACCATCACCGGCGTGGACCGAATCCTGGTGCTGGAGAACGGAATCCTGGTCGAACAGGGTGAGCAGGCCACGCTGTGCGCCGCGGGCGGCACCTATCAGCGGCTGTGGGAAATCAACGAGGCCGCGCTGGGTGAGCTGGCCATGATCGAAGCCGAGGCACGATGA
- a CDS encoding TIGR03667 family PPOX class F420-dependent oxidoreductase: MTSTADRPVVDPATPLGAKVAPRLEQEGLIWLTTVGASGTPQPNPVWFQWRDGEFLIFSEPGQAKVRNIQRNPRVSLNLNTDGGYDVAVLTGDARIDDTAPAAEELAAYAAKYADGLRSLGMTAEKFFTDYSVAIRVVPDRLRGF, encoded by the coding sequence ATGACCTCCACGGCAGATCGTCCCGTCGTCGACCCCGCGACCCCGTTGGGCGCCAAGGTCGCCCCCCGCCTGGAACAGGAGGGGTTGATCTGGCTGACCACCGTGGGAGCGAGCGGCACCCCGCAACCCAATCCGGTGTGGTTCCAGTGGCGCGACGGTGAATTCCTCATTTTCAGCGAGCCTGGACAGGCGAAAGTGCGCAACATCCAGCGCAACCCGCGGGTATCGCTGAACCTGAACACCGACGGCGGCTACGACGTCGCCGTCCTCACCGGCGACGCCCGCATCGACGACACGGCGCCCGCGGCGGAGGAACTCGCCGCCTACGCGGCCAAGTACGCCGACGGCCTGCGATCGTTGGGCATGACCGCGGAAAAGTTCTTCACCGACTACTCGGTAGCGATCCGCGTCGTCCCCGATCGTTTGCGGGGATTCTGA
- a CDS encoding RluA family pseudouridine synthase has product MRRRQQPPLPKRFGLDPARLRLPEDGPWATIRDHLVERLPRVDPARIDELLRQGGIVDLAGPIAPDAPYVPGGAVWFHRDLPEETDVPFDITIVHRDDDLLVVDKPHFLATIPRGQHIRQTALVRLRHELGLPELIPAHRLDRVTAGLILFVINPARRGAYQTMFHKRSVRKEYEAIAPYDPALDLPRTVRSRIIKEKQVLAAQEVPGEPNAETVVELLEHRDGLGRYRLKPHTGRTHQLRLHMNGLGIPILGDDFYPVLTDKPVNDFTRPLQLLAAALEFTDPITGEPRRFETTRTLQAWTDPQGWAEGSPATFASRWP; this is encoded by the coding sequence ATGAGAAGGAGACAGCAACCGCCACTGCCCAAGCGGTTCGGGCTCGATCCGGCCCGGCTGCGGCTGCCGGAGGACGGGCCGTGGGCGACGATCCGCGACCACCTGGTCGAGCGGTTGCCCCGGGTCGACCCCGCGCGCATCGACGAGTTGCTGCGCCAGGGCGGGATCGTGGATCTGGCGGGCCCGATCGCGCCGGACGCGCCCTATGTGCCCGGCGGGGCGGTGTGGTTCCACCGGGATCTGCCCGAGGAAACCGACGTGCCGTTCGACATCACCATCGTGCACCGGGACGACGACCTGCTCGTCGTCGACAAGCCGCATTTTCTGGCGACCATTCCCCGCGGACAGCACATCCGGCAGACCGCGCTGGTCCGGCTGCGCCACGAGCTGGGGCTACCCGAGTTGATCCCGGCGCATCGGCTGGACCGGGTGACGGCGGGACTGATCCTGTTCGTGATCAATCCGGCGCGCCGCGGCGCGTATCAGACGATGTTCCACAAGCGTTCCGTGCGTAAGGAATACGAGGCGATCGCACCATACGATCCGGCGTTGGACCTTCCCCGGACGGTGCGCAGCCGGATCATCAAGGAGAAGCAGGTGCTCGCCGCGCAGGAGGTACCGGGCGAACCGAACGCGGAAACCGTGGTGGAGTTGCTGGAACATCGCGACGGACTCGGGCGCTATCGCCTGAAGCCGCACACCGGCCGGACCCACCAGTTGCGGCTGCACATGAACGGGCTCGGGATACCGATCCTCGGCGACGACTTCTATCCCGTGCTCACGGACAAGCCGGTGAATGACTTCACCCGCCCGCTCCAACTGCTGGCCGCGGCCCTGGAATTCACCGATCCGATCACCGGCGAACCCCGGCGCTTCGAAACCACGCGCACGCTCCAGGCGTGGACCGATCCCCAGGGCTGGGCCGAGGGCTCACCGGCCACGTTTGCCAGTCGGTGGCCATAA
- a CDS encoding CPBP family intramembrane glutamic endopeptidase produces MLQTVVEEPGPVRRKVHAYIDVAVVVVVLAGTNLIAHFTTALASILAVPIAAVILLALMRKRGLGWAELGLSPRHWRRGTVYALAAVGIVLTVVAIGALLPLTRPFFLADRYATFSGALIASMIVIPLQTAIPEELAFRGVLHGTLDRVYGIRGVFASGSLLFGLWHIASSLGLTSTNRGLTALLGGGLPAQLAGIGLAVLATAAAGTLFTWLRHHTGSLLAPIALHWSVNGAGALAAALVWHTTVA; encoded by the coding sequence GTGCTTCAGACGGTCGTCGAGGAGCCGGGCCCGGTCCGGCGCAAAGTGCACGCCTACATCGATGTCGCCGTGGTCGTCGTCGTGCTGGCCGGCACCAACCTGATCGCTCACTTCACCACCGCGCTCGCGAGCATCCTCGCCGTCCCCATCGCGGCCGTCATCCTGCTCGCGCTGATGCGCAAACGCGGGCTGGGCTGGGCCGAACTCGGCCTGTCCCCGCGGCACTGGCGGCGCGGCACCGTCTACGCGCTGGCCGCCGTCGGCATCGTCCTCACCGTGGTGGCGATCGGCGCGCTACTCCCCCTGACCCGCCCGTTCTTCCTCGCCGACCGCTACGCCACCTTCTCCGGCGCCCTCATCGCCTCGATGATCGTCATCCCGCTGCAAACCGCCATCCCCGAGGAACTGGCCTTCCGCGGCGTCCTGCACGGCACCCTCGACCGCGTCTACGGCATTCGCGGCGTATTCGCTTCGGGATCCCTGCTTTTCGGTCTCTGGCACATCGCTTCCTCGCTGGGCCTGACCAGTACCAACCGCGGTTTGACCGCGCTGCTCGGCGGCGGCCTCCCCGCGCAACTGGCCGGTATCGGCTTGGCGGTGCTCGCGACCGCCGCCGCCGGCACCCTGTTCACCTGGCTCCGCCATCACACCGGCAGCCTGCTCGCCCCCATCGCCCTGCACTGGTCGGTCAACGGCGCCGGCGCATTGGCCGCCGCGCTCGTCTGGCACACCACCGTCGCCTGA
- a CDS encoding MMPL family transporter yields the protein MFARLGRVVVHHPWKVIGLWAVAIVAVLATAPEFTSTTDQSSFLPSHYESIQAMQLQEKAFPQASAPAALIVVAREDGAPLTESDSASVLATATELAGEHVKGVTGVHPTPPSENRLIQVIAVQMDKVTNPADKTQGDAVRALREQLRERVTGTELKAGITGMAASTLDQTESSEKGMAIIGIATIVLILVLLLVIFRSPVIALLPIVVIGAISGTVGGLIAMAAKAFDLEMDTSVNSILLVVLFGVGTDYILFLMFRYRERLRAGEDPKTAMVSAVARVGEAITSAAGAVIIAFMALVLSSLGMFRALGPALAIAVAVALVAGLTLVPAVVSLLGTKVFWPSKSWRSEPASARFAAVGNAMGRRPGLFAVVSGGVLVALGVLAIGFNPTFDLGSGSTSDASESVVYNKELLKGLPAGATQPSDVLLRSDGPLTAEQLEGYRTTLAQVPGVGQVGAAQLSADKMVADFQVTLADAPESDAALDTVRGPLRAIAHEAAPPGTTALVGGITSVFVDFQAAMNHDYAIVFPVAAVLIMLVLALLLRSLVAPWYLMASVFLGFAATLGSTVLVFQHIQGNSGLIFTLPVIMYLFVVALGTDYNILMVARLREEAREGRSPREAAASALRHTGPTVAAAGIILAGTFASMMLAGNNTLSQMGFAISIGIGIAAFVMAMFFTPAVTALIGRAAWWPGHGDRGAGQPPLAPAGVYDSRVRSSSGGRAK from the coding sequence CGAATCCATCCAGGCAATGCAACTGCAGGAGAAGGCTTTCCCGCAGGCCTCGGCCCCGGCCGCTTTGATCGTGGTGGCGCGCGAGGACGGCGCCCCACTGACCGAATCCGACTCCGCCTCGGTCCTGGCGACGGCGACCGAACTCGCCGGGGAGCACGTCAAGGGCGTCACCGGCGTGCATCCCACACCACCGTCGGAGAACCGCCTGATCCAGGTGATCGCGGTACAGATGGACAAGGTCACCAATCCCGCGGACAAGACGCAGGGCGACGCGGTGCGGGCACTGCGCGAACAGTTGCGCGAGCGGGTGACGGGCACCGAGCTGAAAGCCGGTATCACCGGTATGGCGGCCTCGACCCTGGACCAGACCGAATCCAGCGAGAAGGGCATGGCCATCATCGGCATCGCCACGATCGTGCTGATCCTGGTGTTGCTGCTGGTGATCTTCCGCAGTCCGGTGATCGCGCTGTTGCCGATCGTCGTCATCGGCGCGATCTCCGGCACCGTGGGCGGCTTGATCGCAATGGCGGCCAAGGCTTTCGACCTCGAGATGGACACCTCGGTGAACTCCATCCTGCTGGTCGTGCTGTTCGGTGTCGGCACCGACTACATCCTGTTCCTGATGTTCCGCTACCGGGAGCGGCTGCGCGCCGGCGAGGATCCGAAGACGGCGATGGTCAGCGCCGTCGCACGCGTCGGCGAAGCGATCACCTCGGCGGCGGGCGCGGTGATCATCGCGTTCATGGCACTGGTGCTGTCCAGTCTCGGGATGTTCCGGGCGCTGGGCCCGGCGCTGGCTATCGCGGTCGCGGTCGCACTGGTGGCCGGATTGACGCTGGTGCCCGCGGTGGTCTCGCTGCTCGGGACGAAGGTGTTCTGGCCGTCGAAGTCGTGGCGGTCGGAGCCCGCGAGCGCGCGCTTCGCGGCGGTCGGCAACGCCATGGGCCGGCGCCCCGGACTGTTCGCCGTCGTTTCCGGCGGTGTGCTGGTCGCCCTGGGTGTGCTGGCCATCGGGTTCAACCCGACCTTCGACCTCGGTTCCGGGTCGACCTCGGATGCCTCCGAATCCGTGGTCTACAACAAGGAATTGCTGAAGGGTTTGCCCGCGGGCGCGACCCAGCCGTCCGATGTGCTGCTGCGATCGGATGGGCCGCTGACCGCCGAGCAGTTGGAGGGATACCGGACCACGTTGGCTCAGGTGCCCGGAGTCGGGCAGGTCGGCGCCGCGCAGTTGTCGGCGGACAAGATGGTGGCCGACTTCCAGGTGACGCTGGCCGACGCACCGGAATCCGACGCGGCCCTCGACACGGTGCGAGGTCCGCTGCGTGCGATCGCCCACGAGGCCGCGCCGCCGGGCACGACCGCGCTGGTCGGCGGCATCACCTCGGTGTTCGTCGACTTCCAGGCGGCGATGAACCACGATTACGCGATCGTGTTCCCGGTGGCGGCGGTGCTGATCATGCTCGTGCTCGCGCTGTTGCTGCGCAGTCTGGTCGCGCCCTGGTATCTGATGGCGTCGGTGTTCCTCGGCTTCGCGGCGACGCTGGGCTCGACAGTGCTTGTGTTCCAACACATTCAGGGCAATTCCGGGCTGATCTTCACGCTGCCGGTGATCATGTACCTGTTCGTCGTCGCGCTGGGCACGGACTACAACATCCTCATGGTCGCCCGCTTGCGGGAGGAGGCGCGGGAGGGGCGTAGTCCGCGGGAAGCCGCGGCATCGGCCCTACGGCACACCGGACCCACCGTGGCCGCGGCCGGGATCATTTTGGCGGGCACCTTCGCCTCGATGATGCTGGCGGGCAACAACACGCTGTCGCAGATGGGATTCGCCATCTCGATCGGTATCGGAATCGCCGCCTTCGTGATGGCCATGTTCTTCACGCCGGCTGTGACCGCGCTGATCGGCCGGGCCGCGTGGTGGCCCGGGCATGGTGATCGCGGGGCCGGGCAGCCGCCGCTCGCTCCGGCCGGGGTATACGACTCCCGGGTTCGGTCCAGCAGCGGGGGCCGGGCGAAATAG